Proteins co-encoded in one Quercus robur chromosome 8, dhQueRobu3.1, whole genome shotgun sequence genomic window:
- the LOC126695013 gene encoding uncharacterized protein LOC126695013, translated as MDIPQKLNDKPAIQELSQLSLGPTITTHDSFRLAPTEQVKLAATAISLNIRLRSSDMPLHMQERALNYTRSLLDDSDSAPKSLPKFNPTHLARALKKEFDTLYGPAWHCVVGTSFGSFVTHSPGGFVYFSIDSLSVLLFKTEVLLVKEPGA; from the exons atGGATATcccacaaaaattaaatgacaagCCAGCAATACAAGAGCTTTCTCAACTGAGTCTTGGACCAACAATTACTACCCATGATAGTTTTAGGTTAGCTCCAACAGAGCAAGTGAAATTAGCTGCCACTGCTATCAGCCTCAACATACGGTTGAGATCATCTGACATGCCCCTCCACATGCAAGAACGTGCCTTGAACTACACCAGATCACTCCTTGACGATTCAGATTCAGCCCCAAAATCACTCCCTAAGTTTAACCCCACCCACCTAGCTCGAGCTCTCAAAAAG GAGTTTGACACTTTGTACGGACCGGCGTGGCACTGTGTGGTGGGGACGAGTTTCGGGTCATTCGTGACTCACTCACCGGGCGGCTTCGTCTACTTCTCCATTGACTCGCTTTCAGTTCTGCTTTTCAAGACAGAGGTTCTGTTAGTCAAGGAACCAGGCGCATAA
- the LOC126695012 gene encoding 3-deoxy-manno-octulosonate cytidylyltransferase, mitochondrial produces MVAPSVCSSSSSSSDGSSSNTKAWIVHGIVAGVAIAVAVGARAYLGRFGKFRSRVVGIIPARFASSRFHGKPLVHILGKPMIQRTWERAKLAATLDHIVVATDDDKIAECCRGFGAHVIMTSESCRNGTERCNEALQKLEKKYDIVVNIQGDEPLIEPEIIDGVVKALQAAPDAVFSTAVTSLKPEDAFDPNRVKCVVDNRGYAIYFSRGLIPFNKSGDVNPQFPYLLHLGIQSYDSKFLKIYPELQPTPLQLEEDLEQLKVLENGYKMKVIKVDHEAHGVDAPEDVEKIESYMRERNLS; encoded by the exons ATGGTTGCCCCGTCAGTttgttcatcatcttcttcttcttcagatgGGTCTTCGAGCAACACCAAGGCTTGGATAGTGCATGGCATTGTCGCCGGAGTGGCAATCGCGGTGGCGGTAGGCGCTCGCGCCTATCTGGGTCGATTTGGGAAGTTCCGGAGTCGGGTCGTCGGCATCATACCCGCCCGTTTCGCCTCATCCAGGTTCCACGGCAAGCCTCTCGTTCATATTCTCGGAAAGCCCATGATTCAG AGAACATGGGAAAGGGCAAAACTGGCGGCTACTTTAGACCATATTG TTGTGGCCACGGATGATGACAAGATTGCAGAATGCTGTCGAGGATTTGGTGCCCATGTCATAATGACATCAGAATCTTGCCGAAATG GTACTGAGCGATGCAATGAAGCTCTTCAGAAGCTTGAAAAGAAATATGATATTGTTGTCAATATTCAGGGTGATGAGCCTCTTATTGAACCCGAGATCATAGATGGGGTTGTTAAAGCCCTGCAG GCAGCACCAGATGCGGTGTTTAGCACTGCAGTTACATCTTTAAAACCTGAAGATGCGTTTGATCCAAATCGAGTGAAATGTGTGGTGGATAATAGAGGTTatgccatttatttttcaagggGGCTGATTCCGTTTAACAA GTCAGGAGACGTTAATCCACAATTTCCATACTTGCTTCATCTTGGAATTCAG AGCTATGATTCAAAGTTTTTGAAGATATATCCAGAGCTTCAACCTACGCCACTGCAACTAGAAGAGGATCTGGAACAGCTTAAAGTCCTTGAGAATGGGTATAAAATGAAG GTGATAAAGGTAGACCATGAGGCTCATGGTGTTGACGCTCCAGAAGATGTAGAAAAGATAGAATCTTACATGCGTGAGAGGAACTTGTCTTAG